The segment AGTTCCCAAAGAGGATTGCCTTTAAAAGAAATGATGGTTTTTTCAGGGATAACGTTGGCCCTTCTTGTTCCAGGAGCTAATCACTCAAACCTCTCAACAAGGAGACGGAGCTATGCAGCTGAATCCTGATGGGAAACAGTGGACTTCTCTTCCAAAGGTACCGCAAAGGAGAATTTCAAAAGGAAGCTTAAAGGGGACTTTCCTGCTGGGTGGAGGCTGGGTGAAAGCAGATAGGGTTCAGCATCTGCCAAACAATGTAATTAGCTACTGTAACCTGTTCAGCTCCCTCCATGAGACACTGTCCCACTTATCACTTTGATCATTCTACTTACATAGTCTTTGCTTCATGTTAAATTCCTAGTGTGGCTTCCTGTCCTTGGCACATGGGGAACAATGTCTGTTTAAACAAGACTGATATGTTTAAAAGGGTGGGTTTCAATAGGTTTTCTCTGTAAATGTCTTACTAAAGCACAAGGACAAGTTTCCTCCCAGTGTAGACAGCAAGAGCTGGGAAATTATGGCATTTATCCTCATAATAGTATGGCAGAATCTTAAAGTGGATTTTCAACACCTGATTTCTTGAATTAACCCCTCTTCTGGCCTCTAGTGAAAACTAATAGGTTTCCAGGAGCCTTCAGACATGAAATCTCTCCTCTAGGAAATGAGAGGACTAGATGTGCTAGTAAAGATTTTTACCTTTCCTCTCTCTAGTTTGAGGCCATTTAGTAATAATTAGGAAATCtcctttgttctgttttgtgaTGAGTAAAGTTGCTGAGCAGCAGGTGTTGTTCTCACAGTTTAAGGAACAGCCAACCTTTTTTTTGATTAGCTGAATGGAAAACCCAAAGATGAGAAAACATACCCTGCAATACAACTCTCTACACTTCAGGGATTGCAGCAGTTTCAGAAGAACACACCAAACACCTCAAATTTTTTAGGCAAAGCTCACAAGGCTGACAGGATTTTGGTCATTTGTTATTTATAGCTCTGTGATGTCTGAGCCAAGGCTCCTTGGTCATGACAAGGCACATCCACATGCCTGAGTATTTTATTCAATCTGCACTGCCTTCTTGATGCATTGGGATTACCAATGGCTCCAGGGGATTTGATCCATGAAACTGAGTTGAGCCCTTCTGGGAATTGCCTTCTCCAAAGCCAGTCACTGGCAGCATCAGTTACTGGTTCTGTAATTACTGAGCACTTTCTGTACCTGCCTCATTTCTGTGCCTTTAGGAGTTAGGTTGTAGACATGAAATTAACTGCCCTTGGTAGTCTGATCCACAGCTGCTCTTGGGACCCTTAGCAGTGGTTTGACACCCTTGATTTGCACACCCAGTGACCTGgtgtgcagctgcacagcacaAATATTCTTGGTgccttttcccagagcaggATACTTTGGTTACTTGAAGGCTGATTTTACCTGTTTCTTCATTAGGCCACTTGCTAACTGCCTCCAGTCTCAACATCATTGTATTCATTAGCCCTGGCTGCCTGCATTGATACACTCAGATTAAACATTTGGAGAGACTTCACATGGACATATGTTCCTTTAAGCCTATGAGCACTGATGCACTTCCTTTTTTGTGAATGGACATTATCAACAGAGCACATAGCAAATTGTTCTGCTCAGACAGTCCAGATAAAAGTCTTGCTCTACTTTCCTGCACTGCCTGTGTCACACTTCTTTCTCAGTGTGTCTGATGAGGTCAGTGTCACGCTAATGCTGCTACAGGGCTGGCAATGGTCTTTTATAGTCATTTTGCAGTATAGGTGAAGTCTTTACCTGTCCATGGCCCTGTAGCTGTGCTATGTGTCTTTCAGGTCTTTTGGAGCAAAATTTTCCTGCGGCTTTATATTCCAGTATGTTGtgccttttccctcctctccatGATGGTAGAAATAATAAGTTATGTGGAagatatttatttgtttattttatggtAAAGGGAGAGGAGACACGAACTCATATCTCCAATATGAGATCAGAACAGCAATATGAGAGGCTAAGAAGTCATGCAGGAGGTCAGAAACATGGGCTAATATGACAGAGGGAAGCCACAAGAAAAAACAAGGGCTTCTTATCAGGTGTGAAACGCTGTTTACACTTCTTAGGCAAAACAGTGCAAAGAAGCTCGAGATGTGAAGAGTTTACATACTTCAAAACTAGAGAGAAATTTCTCACAAGAAGTCAGAGGGGACCTTAGTTCTAGAGGGCAGCTATACCCCCGTAAATGAAAAACTCATGCATAGTAAGTAGCATGGTGGAAGCTCAAAGCAGCAATCTCTCAGATCTTAAAATCAGTTtggggatcagaggtcagcatTTATCTCTGCAGAGTTACTGTACATttaaaagagcaggaaaatgagaaaatcgTATCTCATAGCCCAGGAGACCAAATATATGTAATGACGGGATAGAAAGTAATTACCACAGTAATAGTttcatcacttgaaaaaggtcTAAAGCATGTCTAAATTTTTTATcttggaaatttaaaaaatgaattgtCTCCCAAGCTGGGACTGAATCTTAGCACTTTGCGCAGCCAGTTTTTAGATAAGAAACAAATAAATGCTCTAATAAGATAAATCCTTATGTCATgctacagaagaaaagaagtaTTTCAGTCTAGTACTTCATTTAGATGTTAGCAGGAAAACAAATGTATTGGCTGTTTCATAATCAAATAGAAAATTTAAATTGTTCCTGAGTTGGGAGTTTATCTCTCTTGATCACATCTGTCTCCTAAATATGCTATCTAACTTTAGTATTCATTCCTgtcttttgtgtgtttgtttttttccctgcagataGAATCCTCTCTGTGTTACTTACTGACTGTAAGAGTCATAAGAGCAAGAAATATCCACCAGGCAGATGTCTGTAAGTATCTGTAGAGGAGCTCATGGAGGTCCCTCTCACCTCCATGGGTAATAGCTAGTCCTGCTCCAATAAAAGGTGCTTTCTGGATTTCTTCAATGAATGGTGACAGTTCTTTTGTTGGTGTGCTGTTCCAGCAGTGAACATAGAGTGTGTTGCTCTTCTTtgcatcagcccttgttctgaGCTGAGGTAACTCTGTAAGGTCACAGCTTTGCCTGTCACACATATTTCTGTGTCCCTAAAAGGTGCAGTAAAAGCTCTGCAATCTGTTGGAATAAAAAATATGTGGAAAGATCTCccatgttttcctctgcagtaTATTTATGTGACAAAGAATACAAAATGGTTGCATTAATTGAGTAAACACTGAAAGATGAGAAGACTTGTCTCAAATTTAGCTTCAAAGTATTGAAAGTTTTCTCAATGCTAAGTAATCCAAACTACCATACCCTAATTCTCTGTGTGCCATTCCCAGATAAAAGCCCATCAGGTGTTGTTACATTTTGTAGCTCCTCTGGCTTCTGCTGGCCTGGAACCAAAATATAATAGAAGATTGTATCTTATGCAGAAATCAGAAAGCTTTTTCTTATTGTTCTGTTTGGCTAAATGAGAAGATATCACTTTGTTTCCTTAATGTTTGCTGCATTTGTCCTGGATTTTTTTATCCTTGGCTAGACTTGCTGTTTGATGACATAGAAGGATGAGAAACCTTTTTGAATCTATGTTTTATATTTCtaattacatttatttaaagAAGAGTCATGCCACCCttcctttttctccattctCCCAACCTAAATCGTATGGTTTATGTTGAACAAATATGCTATTTTTTATCATAGTGTCTCTCTTTGAAAGTAGAACTTCATATCTTCAATTAACTCTTTCTTCTAGAGCAAATGCTCATTTTaggtgtgtttgtgtttttaatACAGTGAGCCAAACTGATTGCTACGTGAGCCTGTGGCTGCCAACTGCATCAAACAAAAAATTTCAGACTAAAGCTGTCAAGAATTGCAAAGATCCAGTCTGGAATGAAACCTTCTACTTCAGGATCCAGAGTCAGGTCAAGGTATTGAACTGGGACTTTTCTGGTAACTGACCAAGGGAGTTACTGAGAGTTTTTATACTTTTGCAAAGGGACTTAAGCAATTTTCTCAAGAGGCAAGGACAGATGCAGAAAGATGTGAGAATAACTCATACCTCATGATGTTTTTCCATGCCATGAAAGGTGATTCTCTCTCTCAGCCATGGGTAGAATATGGCATTTGAAATGTCTGTGATTTCCTCTCATTCCACCTCATAGGTGCTGACATGGACTTGATTTCCTCTCCACTTCCTtcccttcttgttctttttctttatgtCCTCCCACTTCTCACAACAGCTAACTAAAACAGTTGTCCTCAGGATCTCTTGTTTCGAATAAAACCTGACACATTTCTAAAGTagtttccttcctttcccagaatgtgctggagctggcactCTATGATAAGGATGTGGTTACTCAGGATGATCACCTCTTCACAGTGTACTTTGACATAGCCAAACTTTCCCTGGGAGAGGAAGTCTTCATGCACTTCAAGTGTGATTCACAGGTGAGGTCTGAAATGAGAAATTGGCAAGAATGTGTTTGTTAACTTTTCTGCTTAAAATGTTATTTGTacaattttgccttttttctttgttatgtTCCAGCTGCCTAGCCACATAAAAATAAGTTGGTTTTCACTCTGACATGGGAAAACCTCTTCACTCGTGGATCTGTAGGCACACTGAAGGGTTTGGTGTTGGTCACAGAGGCTCACCAGTTTCAGGTGTATTGGCAAAATTGTCACTTTGCTGAGCCTGTCCCCATCAAGGGTCACGGAGGGCGTCCATGCCAGTAGCTGATGCTTTTATTATAACCTATTACTTAGCCTAGTAATTAGGAAGTAAAAACTCTGTGATCAGAACTAAATGTCAAACCAGACTAGTTGCTAATTATGGAATGTGGCATGGGTGATTAAATAAAGTCTAAGTCATGCCGCCCAGCTTGCCAGCAAGAAATAATCCTTGAAATTTTCCTTGAATGTCCAGGGAGACTGAATGTTGTACATCCCATTTCCCACTATGTTCTGTCTATCATTCTCCTTTTCTAGTTCCCTTCCAGTTTCTTGTGCATCTGCCATGTGCCACTTAGTTGAGGAATTACCTTATCTACACACACCCAAGCTCCACTGCACTTCATTGTCTTTAAATGTCTTATTTGGCAATTTAGTTCCTTGCAAAATACCAAAGGAGCAGTGTGTGGGCTTCACTAAGCTCTCGTGAAATTAAAACCTTGGCTAGTTGTAACCCAGCTGATCACTTTGAGTGGTTACAGGTGCCATATCCaaggcttttctttttgtgtttgcaCAGCTACACCAGTTAGAGCTCATACTCTTCAAGCCTTTGTAAATTTTTTTGTCCTATATTATTAACTTCTAGATGTCTTTAATTCAGTGGGTAATTTGAGCAACTAAGTAGCCTACAGCATGATCTCACTTTGCTGTTCATCATCCCTTCTGtctctgcttttgttttcctcttgccTGTGCTTTCTTTCCCCTGAGGATTATACTCTTTTCACTGCTTCATAGACCAGGCCTTCATGTGAAATTTACCTCTGTTCCAAAGCCCTCAGCTGTTGCCAGACCAAGAGATTTTCCTCTTCCACAGCTGTTTTGCATGTCACCATTTCTCTTCCTGACACCAGAAGGTTTTGGCTCTCCCCTTCAGCACATCCCCTTTCCTTTTGCTGGCAGACTCAGAATGAGACAACATCTCTTCCTAGGTCCGTCCCATAAGCCCCAGCAGAAGCAGGAAAGCCAATTTCTGTGTTAAAAACTGCTGTGATAGCCATCCACAAGCTTCCTATCAGTAGAGAATCTTGAGGCTCAAGACACACAGATGTGGGGTGGTGTGTGCCTCTGTTTTAAATGCTCTGCTGGTCACAAACAGAACATGCATTCCCAGATGGTGAAAATGAGACCTTGCGTTATGAGAATTGCCAATAAACTagtatcaaaataattttcctttctttattttccagCGACAAGAGGAGTTGGAGGTGGGATTTGCCTTGGATAATATGTGAGTAAACATGAAATGCAACATTGCCTGGaacaaaaagaaacagcaaTTCAGAGGCGTGAAATAATTTAGTCTGATTATTCAGAGTGCATCATTCCCAAGGTATCTGTGCTATGAGCTGTGTTGACAAATGGGTGAATGCCAGAATGACCTCCCGTGAATTTCAGGCAAACAGGGAGAACACCCTGAAACCTTTTCTTTGTCAAATGTAGTGAACATTATTTTAGACCAGAATGTTGCTGGTTTGTTATGCACTTGTGTTTGAGATCAGGCAAGAGGGTCCGCCTCCCTTTGAAACACAGCATGCAATAATGCACTGGATTTCTGATCCAGTGCCTTTATTGTTCCATAGTCCAACAAAGCatgtttttggttgttttttttttttttttttaagtgggtTCCATGAAACCATCCTTGGCCTTAGCTTGGGGCTCAGCATAAAATCGCTACATGGTTTGGCCTCAGAGCACCTTTGGCAATTTTTTTTGCTGACTCCAGGACTGGATGAGCCAGTAGGGTGACAATTGTGCCTTAACATAGTAGAGTGAGGAAACTTGTACAAGTCTCCTGGGACTTTTCTTTCAAATCCAATATGCAGGTAAAATCAGGAGAAGGGTGGGGCTCATGAACTATACTGTAATTTTAATGAGTTATTGTAAATGCAtttgtgtttctgtttcctAGTTCAGGCCCTCCTGAAACCATCATTACTAATGGAGTGCTAGTGGTAAGTGTTGTATTTCATCACCTTTCTTGTCCTGTTGCCACACTTGTTTCACTTGACTCACGGTCATCAGGACAACATACCCCATGACTGAGACAGCCAGCACTGAAACATTGCCATTTCCCACTTAGTCATGACGCATCCTTGTGGATGGCACCTCTGGAGACACTGTGGCTGGAACAGCATGGAGATCCCCCATCCCAGCATCCCTTTGCTATTGCAAAGGAAACACGTGGTTTAGGTCTGAGACATCAGTGCAGCAGTGAATTCTTCCTTAGTCATCActcctcccaaattcccatATTGCCAAAGTGAGAGGGTTTTTCCTGTCCCATGCACATATAATTTCCCAAATTCATAACAGTGCTTTTTACACAGGGACTTCCCATCCCTGACATTTTCTCATTTATTACCTTTGCTTGCTCATGAATCGTGTTTAAAACAATCCTCACATCCCTGGGATCCTGAAAGTACTGTTTTTCACTTTGTCCACATCTCCCTTCTGCAAGCCCTGTTCATCCACACTACACTCCTGCCTTGCCCTGGTTGTGTCCCTTTTAGACTAGGAAACAGAATGTCATATTGGAAAATTCCCTGCCATGACGTATTTTACTGTTCACATCTTACAGTCTCGCAAAATCTGCTGCTTAGAAGTTCAGGTGGttgagaagaagaagaagaagaagaaaaaggagaagaaatcaaGTAAGGTTATTTCTCCATCAGCTATTTTTAACTGATGTGCTAATATTATGAGTACAATTGGCTTAATGTAAGAATTAAAAAGCCCCAACAAATCCAAAACATGAGAACAGCCTTGTGATACATTCTTTAAGACCTTTTGTTACCAATTTTGATGAGAAAACTAATCTCTGTCTGTTTTTGTGTCATTTCCTTAGAAAAAGAATTCTCCTTTAAAGTGCAAGGCTCTTATGAAGGCACCCAGGACATTGTGCTGGGATCTAATCTGGTCTTcagctcctcctctcctgcGAAATTCCACTATGCCAGATACAACCAGCCAACACTGGATGTTACACTACCAGGGAAGAAAGGATCTCCCTCCTCGGTATGTTACAAGTGAGCTTTAAAAAACATAATAGTGGCATGTAAAATATTAGACACCATAAATAGACACTATTAATTTGCATTGTGGGCAGAGATTAACATTCCTTACAATATAAACCTgggtttgtttgtattttttcagcACTCATGTGTGTATGATACAGGCTCTCCAAATGTGGAGCTTCATTCCATTCCAAGTGGAAAAAACCTCATCTTAGCAGAGGTGAGTGCCTGCTTTTTTAGTGGGAAAGGCTGAGAAACCTGGATGTGGAAGTCTGCATCCCCCTGATGGTACTTTCTGCCAATGAAAGCCTGCAGACAAAAATATCACAGCCTAACAGTTGTAGGTCTTTCAGCAATTAGGCCAGGTTGTGCCTTGTTTTGGTTGAATAGAGGTGGGCATCTTGCTATTCCATGCTGGTATTACTTCACATGAATGTTGAAGCTCTGCTCTTCCCCTTCTCACACACCAGTGGGGCACCTGAACTGACTGAGGTAGCGTCAGACTCCTGCTGATGCTGACGATGCTTTGCAAAGCACTTCTAGATTCatggtttaaaaaaatccattagaATGAAAGCATCATGACTGTTGTGGGGTATAAATCAcagaaaggggaacaaataCTGCTGTGTAATCATAGTCCCAGCTGGCTGTCTAAGAGGTACTGTTAGTAGAGATTAGTAATTTGTACATTATCGTGACTCTGTAAACAGGAGTTATCCTCAGATATTACTTTTACTAGACaacattaaaaattattgaATAGCTTCCCTTTCAGTAAAACACTACAGTTAATTTGCATAGGATTATTTGAGCTCCTGATTTGTACCCACACTGCTAAGATGGCACAAGATAAAACTCCTCCTCAGGCTGCAGGGAAAAAGCAGGTTGTCAACACTCACATTGTTCACATTCTTGCTTTCCAGGATAAAAGATTCGATTTATATGCGAAGGCAGAAGACTGGTAAGAGACTTGGCCACTCTTGGAGGTTAACTTTTACTAAGCTGAGCTCATCTCACCCTAGGCTCTTTACTGGGGAGGAGGCACGGCTGGACTGTAGGTGGTGTGTGGCATTCACGTGAGCTGGAAGTAACTGCATGTAGTGTAGTGTAATACATGTAGATAACCCAAACTGATATgtgaataatgaaaaaaatgcataaaatagaaaaaataatattacaAGTCAATTATGCTACCTGGTGTTACGCTCAGCACAGTCTTTTACCTTTTCTTTAACACTGGGCTAGAGCACAGCCGGTCACATGGCATTGTTAATTATGAAGTAGGAAAAATTTCTCCCTAATTCAAGAAAGTATGAGAAGTTTTTCCTATAGCTCTCAGTTCACTAAGATATTAGAGAATCCAGACAGCAGGTATCTCAGAAATTAGCTGCAGGAATGTCTTTTCTTAGGTTTTATTTTGATAGCTGCTTAGAAATTTATCAGTCCTTTTTTCTATCCTTCTTTCATGCAGCATTTTATACTTCCTTGGGAGTGTAGGAAAGGGACCTCCTGTAAATGCAGTATTTTGTGGATCAGATTCATTTTATTACATTGGAAACTCTGAGTTTGTCTATGAACAATAAAATGGAATATTCTTTTTTCCTGATCTCTGCTTCAGCCCAGACCACCTTGATGTGCGTTTAGGATTTGACCTCTGCATACAAGAACAAGACTTTCTCTGCAAAAGGAAGACTTATGTTATTCCTGCTCTGAAGAAGGTTCTGCAGCTGGAACAGGATCTGCTGGAACATGAGGTCTGTAtggaaaacatttaaaacatcTCACCAGTGCTTAGCAGTGAGAGCTTAATGGCACAATACCACCTCTTTTTCTTCACAGTTAAAAGTTTTTCTGATATTCCCTCATCTTAAAACTTAGGTATACCTCCAATACTGTCCCATACCTCTAAATTCACCCTGCTGTTTGTGTCCTTTGCAGTTGCTATCCTGAGTTTAACCTTTTTCCTACTACACTTCCTTGGAAGCCAGACAAATATTCGTAATATAGGAATGGCTTATTCCACACTCTTTACTGTCATAATCCTTGTTGATAGTCCCTCTTCTCTTCAGCCTGTgagctttctttttaattcctgtttttcaactgatttttttctcttttactgtCTCTTTTGGTTTGAATTAAttcattttgatttgtttcaTACCAAACATCTCTGTTGAACACATTGGAGACAAGTGTCAGATATCTAATGGTCATGGCTTCTATTCCTGTTCtcctttataaaataaatagtaGGTTATATTTCAGTAGAAATCATTCAGAAAAGAGTCTGTGGCTGGGCACTCGTGGTGGTGCCAGGCTTTGTGTATCACACCGCAGTCAGGTACAGCCACCGTGTGACGCTGGccctttctgtccctgtgttGCACAGAGCCCAGTGGTGGCCATCATGACCACGGGAGGAGGGATGAGATCCTTGACTGCACTCTATGGCAGCCTGAGGGGGCTCAAGAAGCTCAATGTGTTGGACTGTGCCACCTACCTGACTGGCTTGTCTGGTACTACATGGTGAGTGGCCCTTGGCTGGAGGCTCCCTCATGACACCAAAGTGCTGAAGGAGGCTGGGGCTGATGTACTGTAGTTTACCTATAATAACTTCTCAGCAGTCCTACTTCTTCCAAAATAGACAGAATGAAGTCTTTGCGTGGGGGAAAGTCACATAATTTGCAACTACATGAAAAGAAGTGTTTTTCTAAGAATGGTTTATGGAAAATTGTTcatgctggtttgacaggggtAATGACTGTGACTTCAAAGGGAACATGACAGTTTTATAGGGAATTGAAGAAAAGAAACGTTAGCCAAGAACTTAAGCCAGAAACATTAAACGTAGCTATTGTCTACTTCAAGCTTTGGTGTGGTTTTTATCCCTCTTCAATATGTATTTCCTCTTCCTAGGACCATGTCAAACTTGTACAGAGATGCTGACTGGTCACGAAAGGATCTCGACAAGCAAATCAGCGAGGCTCGAAAACATAtgacaaaatgcaaaataaattccTTTTCCTTGGAACATCTGAAGTATTACAAaaagcagctgtgccagaggaaAAGAGAGGGCCGCAAAACGTCTTTTATAGATCTCTGGGGGCTTGTCCTGGAGTCTTTTTTGCATGATGGGGTACAGTATATCATAAAGCAGAATTTACTGTGGCTTagcattttctgaaaatttatttttggagAAGATATTTTTCTGTTGGCTCTGAGAAAAGCAGTTTGTTACAACACTGTGCAAGCAAATGCACAGCCATTTCCAAAACATTTGGTGCCAGTCTTGTAGATACACATCCATGGTGGAAATCAGCATTCTTGCTTGTGAAATTTTGGATATGTTTTTCTGAGAATTCCAAGACTAACATTTTGAAACAGTATTACagcttaatatttttttttttatattctggAAATTACTTGTTTAGAAATTACAAAATTGCGGACATTAGGCATGCCCATGCAGAGTTTTGAAAGGTGTGAGGTCTTCCATAAAGGTGCAGCACAATGCAATAACATGTTTTATATCAAAAGTATTGCTTTCTGGTCTTTGtgatttctttccattttcatcTGAATGCATCATCAAATAATCTGGCATCAGATTGGATGGCTGCAGGTATTTTAGTAGCAGAATGTCTATgggaattttgaaaaatatggaACATTTCAGAATATAAGCCGAGCACACATTATACATTAGAGGCAGGAGTTTTTCTGCCCTGCAGGCGTAGATGCAGAGAATATTGCCATGCTAATTTTTGTCTCAGTGTAACCGTATTTCTGGAATCACAGAAAGACAACCACAGACTCTCTGATCAGCAACGGGCCATTGACCGTGGTCAGAACCCACTTCCCATCTACACTGCAATCAATGTCAAGAACAACTACAGCACTCTGGATTTCAAAGGTAATTATGAGACTTCTGGGAGTCATTTGTCTTTATATTTAAGGTGGTAAATCGTGGAACAGTCTTTTAAGACAGCCTAAAAACCCCCTCTTATTTGAAGACCAGATTCTCAGCTGATGTGTATTCATATACTACCCTTGTGGTCAGGTAAAAGTTTGACTGTCTATGCAACAGACTCAAAAATATTCCAAAGCCTTTCCATGTCCATGAGTTTTCAGTTGCAGCATGCTTATAACTCGTTGCTATTGGTTCCAAAATATTAgactcaaaaattattttgagggTTATAATAGCATTGCTCTCTGGGCTCTTTTTTACAGAATGGGTGGAGTTCACCCCATATGAGGTGGGATTGCAAAAATATGGAGTTTTTGTTCGCACTGAGGATTTTGGCAGTGAGTTCTTCATGGGACGATTGATGAAAAAGGTCCCTGAATCCAGGATCTGCTTCTTGGAAGGTAAGCtgttaaaaaacaacaaattattttattgcttgttttgttttgggggtttaggtttgggggttttttatgttttggttgtttgtttttttttaatttgagctGTATAAACTACACTCTAGTAAAGTATTGTTGCAGGACTAACATGGCAGTTTCACCAGAGAGGATAAATATCTCTTTGCTGAATTAATACTTACTATAATGGATTCGGTTTAcagtaaagaagaaaattcaaagGGACCATCAAACAGTGATTTACACTTTTAAGCCTagttttgaattaaaatataGTATGGCTTCCAGTACAACAATTAAATTGAGGGCCTTGGGAATCCATGGTTCAGCCCGTGCTACACCCATAAGGGTGAACTTCTGAGCCTATTTCCTGTCCCATGGATAGTCAGTATTTTGTATGCTCCCTAGAAACATTTCACCAGGGCCTTCAGGCTGATTCTGCACTGCGTCAGGGTGTGTTTGAGCATGCCAGgctctcctgctccagaggAGCAGGCCACATGTCCCTGGCTCCAGTTTCCACAGTGCCTGGGCACGGCTGGAGGGAAAACAACACAGCCATCCTTGAAACATTTTTGCTGTTGACTGCAGCGGAGCATGGCTGTGTGTTCTCCTGACAAATAGACAAGCTTGTCTGTGACTGACTTCACAAGCAAACTTCTCTCGGACTGCCCACTTCACTGAGCAGGAAGGAGACACTGTGCTATTTTAGCCTCAGTCTGTGCTGGATTATCACACATTGTCACACTCCCTGAATGAAAAAAACAGTGAGACCTTGTGCCCTAATGGATAACCAAAGAAATTGCTTTTCAAGCTCAAAAATTCCTGGTCAAAACTGATCCCTTGGTGTGTTAACAGGCTTATTCTCAAAAAGGGAATCCTACAAAAGCAGAGGCTGTAAGATTATGTTGTAGTTATGCCCTTATCAATATAGTTCCACATCAAATCTCTTGGATGGCAGATTTCATCCTTTCTTTTTATACAAGCTTCATGAtacttgggggttttttttcctaaaaaacaaATTCCTTTTTAATTCACAAAGATCTCCATCCCTAAGTAATATAAGACAAAAACTGGATACCAAAAATAAGGTCTAAAAACCAGCAGCCAAATAAAAATGGCACATCATGCTTTTAAAACCAAATGACAAAAAACAAACTAGACAAGTTTTATCACAGCAGTTTGAGATTCGTGATATGTGAATGTTTGAGTTAGAAAGCTCTTTTCTTTTACAGGCATATGGAGTAGTTTATTTTCATTCAAT is part of the Passer domesticus isolate bPasDom1 chromosome 6, bPasDom1.hap1, whole genome shotgun sequence genome and harbors:
- the LOC135303154 gene encoding cytosolic phospholipase A2 epsilon-like, whose amino-acid sequence is MDQDGILSQELITQTSQQGDGAMQLNPDGKQWTSLPKIESSLCYLLTVRVIRARNIHQADVLSQTDCYVSLWLPTASNKKFQTKAVKNCKDPVWNETFYFRIQSQVKNVLELALYDKDVVTQDDHLFTVYFDIAKLSLGEEVFMHFKCDSQRQEELEVGFALDNISGPPETIITNGVLVSRKICCLEVQVVEKKKKKKKKEKKSKKEFSFKVQGSYEGTQDIVLGSNLVFSSSSPAKFHYARYNQPTLDVTLPGKKGSPSSHSCVYDTGSPNVELHSIPSGKNLILAEDKRFDLYAKAEDCPDHLDVRLGFDLCIQEQDFLCKRKTYVIPALKKVLQLEQDLLEHESPVVAIMTTGGGMRSLTALYGSLRGLKKLNVLDCATYLTGLSGTTWTMSNLYRDADWSRKDLDKQISEARKHMTKCKINSFSLEHLKYYKKQLCQRKREGRKTSFIDLWGLVLESFLHDGKDNHRLSDQQRAIDRGQNPLPIYTAINVKNNYSTLDFKEWVEFTPYEVGLQKYGVFVRTEDFGSEFFMGRLMKKVPESRICFLEGIWSSLFSFNVLYIWNLSHSSEDFWHRWTRDHIDNIEEEPTLPVKPQELRTRLFTPPGPLGSALRAALTDRVCIAQEHSFLRGLQMHDDYLENTHFCRWKDTVLDTFPNQLTQSDEFLSLVDTGFFINTSIMPLLKPERKVDVILHLNYSAGSQIQALDQTCKYCSEQGIVFPRVDLSEEDRKKLKECYLFDGAETPGAPVLLFFPLVNDTFQKYKAPGQKRSESEMEDGKVDLYGCCSPYSTYSLQYTEKAYDCLVQLGEYNILNNEDLIIQALRTAVARKRQMKK